The following nucleotide sequence is from Trifolium pratense cultivar HEN17-A07 linkage group LG2, ARS_RC_1.1, whole genome shotgun sequence.
AAGACGTGAATTTTAAACAAACAGTTGTCCAAGTCTCAAACAGTTGTTTTAGCTTTGGCTTCTACAATAATCAATTCTATAAAATCCTAGTGATGTCTAAGCGCGTTTGACCTCGTAAAAAATTCCCTTCCTCAACTCAACTCTAGTTGCCATAGGAATCTCTAGTTAACACCAgatatccattttttttttttttattctctccATCAAAACCAACACAACTAACAAGAACACAAACACAATAAGTTGAAATAATCGATTATCCATATCCATATGGGTGACATAGtgaaacaaatattaacaaaacCAATCCAATTAGCAGACCAAGTAACAAAAGCAGCAGATGAAGCAAGTTCATTCAAACAAGAATGTAACGAACTCAAATCCAAAACTGAAAAACTCGCCGGACTTCTCCGACAAGCAGCAAGAGCAAGTTCCGATCTATACGAACGTCCAACAAAACGAATCATCGAAGAAACCGAACAAGTTCTCGATAAATCACTTTCCTTAGTCCTAAAATGTCGCGCAAATGGTATCATGAAACGTGTCTTCACCATAATCCCCGCCGCCGCTTTCCGTAAAACATCTTCTCATTTAGAAAACTCAATCGGAGATGTTTCTTGGCTCCTCCGTGTCTCTGCTCCGGCAGACGATCGCGGCGGTGAATATCTCGGACTTCCACCTATTGCTGCTAATGAACCTATTCTCTGTTTCATTTGGGAACAGATCGCTATACTATACACCGGTTCTATGGAAGATCGAAGCGACGCCGCAGCGTCGCTTGTTTCATTGGCACGTGGCAGTGACCGTTATGGGAAACTTATCATCGAAGAAGGTGGTGTTGGACCACTTCTGAAGCTGATTAAAGAAGGAAAAATTGATGGTCAAGAAAATGCTGCTAGAGCTATTGGTTTACTTGGTCGTGATGCTGAATGTGTTGAACATATGATTCATGTTGGTGTTTGTTCGGTTTTTGGAAAGATTCTTAAAGATGGTCCTATGAAAGTTCAAGGTGTTGTTGCTTGGGCTGTTTCTGAACTTGTTGCTAATTATCCTAAATGTCAAGATCTTTTTGCTCAGCATAATATTATTAGGTTACTTGTTGGTCATCTTGCTTTTGAAACTGTTGAAGAACATAGTAAATATGCTATTGTTAGTATGAAACCGACTTCGATTCACGCTGTTGTTATGGCGAGTAATAATagtaattctaattctaatctTAATCCTAAGAAAggaaatgaaaatgaagatgGTGGTGTCGGTGTTGGTGCTGGTGCTGGTGGTGGGAACAATAAGCATGGTCGCGTATCGCATCATCCATTGGGTGAACGACCGAGGAATTTGCATAGAGTGATTACAAGTACTATGGCAATTCATGCTGCTTCCAAGCAGAGTAGTGAAGGAAATGACTTGGCCGATTCCTATACGCCGCCTAATTCCAACGGATTTGGTAATGGTATTGGTAATGGTGGTGGTAAGCATGGAAATCATAGTAATCATCAGAGAAATTATTCGCATTCGGGAATTAATATGAAGGGAAGGGAAAGTGAAGACCCTGAGACTAAGGCAAGTATGAAGGAAATGGCAGCGAGAGCGCTATGGCATTTGGCTAAGGGTAATGTGCCGATTTGTCGCAGCATTACGGAATCAAGGGCTTTGCTGTGTTTTGCTGTTTTACTTGAGAAAGGACCGGAGGCTGTGCAGTATAATTCTGCTATGGCATTGATGGAGATTACTGCTGTGGCTGAGAAAGATGCTGAATTGAGAAAatctgcatttaagcctaattcTCTTGCCTGCAAAGCAGTTGTTGATCAAGTGCTTAAGATAATTGAGAAAGCGGATTCGGATCTCCTCATTCCTTGTGTCAGGGTGATTGGAAATTTGGCAAGGACATTCAAGGCTACCGAGACAAGGATGATTGGTCCGTTGGTGAAACTTCTTGACGAAAGAGAGGCAGAGGTTTCCAGGGAGGCGTCGATCGCACTCAAGAAATTTGCCGGCAGCGAAAACTACCTTCATGTTGATCACTCCAAAGCAATTATAAATGCAGGTGGGGCCAAACACTTGATTCAGCTTGTGTATTTCGGAGAACAAATGGTTCAGATTCCAGCATTGGTTCTGCTCTCTTACATCGCATTACATGTTCCGGATAGCGAAGAACTTGCTCTGGCTGAAGTGCTTGGAGTGCTTGAATGGGCATCCAAACAATCTTTCATGCAACATGATGAAACCCTCGAGACATTGTTGCAAGAAGCCAAGAGTAGGTTGGAGCTTTATCAGTCTAGAGGTTCAAGAGGATTCCATCATAAATTGCATCAGTAGGAAGCATAGTACATTGTCATCATCATTGTAAATGTAAAGGTTTTCCGATCATTCATGATTCTTATCCGTTCCATCATTCTTCTGAGCGTGTATACAATCAGTTTGGCTCCTCTAAAGTGAGTAAACCGAAAAGCAAGAAATTTAGTTGTTATTTCAACAAACTCGTGACTTGTTATGATATACCTGTAATATCTACCTTTGATTTGTTAATCACTGGTCGATAATACTCACtttagaggatccaaatccgtaTACAATCAATTTTACTTCTTCAATTGTCCAGATTCATTTCCATAGCAGGAATGACcatttcatttttcatcttatgaggattattttttaagttttaccCTTAAATTAAATATAGCAATGTGTTGCAGACTTTGCTGTCTACAATAATTTACCAACTCATATGCGTTGGAGCAAATAGAGAATCATGTAAAGAATACTTTTGAATGATTCTTCAGGTTTTGTTGGACGAATAGAAAGCAAGGGAATATATGAAAAGTCTAGTTGACCTAAGGTTGGCTATGGATGTGGTCCAAAACAATCAACTGGTATGTTCAAATAAACCCACGTCAAGTTTACCttctatttattattatcattCCATCACGTCACTATAACTTTTTTTGACCACCATAATAAAAATCTGCAACTAGCAATGCTATTAGATCGACTTATTTAAACTTAATTAGTATACTTTTGAGACTATTCGACagaatttataaaaacaacttatgatattttttataagtttttttcaacTTATATTTATAAGTTCTTCAAGAATATTTTATGTAAACTTATACATTAATGCATATTGTAATAAGCGTTTGTACACAAACGCAACCTTGACTTGACTATGATTTGTTTAGAACAGATAATTAATAATTAGGTATAGATGAGGTGAGGGTGAATAGCTCAACTGGTTTGAACTAAGAGTGAAATGAGTTAAAGAGTAAAGGTTCGGGCTTTAAGTTACGGTGAGatgaaaaaactaatattaacaactaattactaaGTTTGccgttttaaaaatataattgagATTTCATTTTTGTGCCCCCGAGTCTCACACGCGTCCCACGGCCTTCCAATCCTACCCCCCTCACAACATAGGATGCaagtgtgtaaatagcaaaacGTGGAGAAAAAACCGGTCGCATTCTAGAATGAGAACTGATTTCACATTATAGGATGCAAACTATTTTTCCACTAATTTTTGCGCCCCTAAGTTCGCTACATAGTAGTGAGGGGGTATCTTGAAAATTTCCAAAAGCGAACGAAGACTTTAAGGGGGTGCGagaaaaaaatcttaaaataatTATGTATAGATGGGGGGTTGTATACCTATCTGTATTATTGTTAACAACAATCCTGTTGTTGTATTGTTAgagttattttatttcaaaagttATCTCAAGTTGTTTCTAATTTCTTGATATTTTGACCAAGTCATTCCATGCTTAGCCTAATTATTGATTTTCTATTCTTATTTATGAGCCAAAGGCTTATTTGTATAGGTTATATCGTTTACCTTTGACTAAGCCTTACTGATTTTCCTCTTTATTAGGAACAAATGATATTAGGTACGTATAGAAAAGAAAAACGTGTTATATTTATTCTTGAGATATACACgttatatatatactccttCCTCATTCACATGCTTTGAAGTTGTTCTCATTTGCCTTTTGATCATGTTTTGGTTTAGTTGAagatatatttttctataaatactTTCAACTCGTGGAACAAAAAGGAAATGTTTTAGTTGAGTCATGTTTTGGCATGACTAATTAATTAAACCATAATTTATGTTCCCTGGTCTTGTTTCTTTCCTTTCCCGTTCTTGTTTCCTGGGTTGCATTTCAAGTGTTCAGTGAAATTGGAGTTATTCTGTTATTTCCGATAAGGAACTATTGAATCCAAGAGGATTTGTGTTTATGAATtggataaatccttaaggagAGTAACTATGTCACATGCCTCAGGTTTATGATTTTGCAGTTTCTTGTTGTTTCCTCCACGGTGGCTGGCATCAATTACCTCAATATTAAGATAAGTTCATTAATttctattctattttattttcatatttatttggtacctatattcatatatttgtttatcATTCAGATTATTCTAGGTCCAATTGAATAACAACTGTATGAGTCAAAGTATTACATGAAATGTACATATAGTTgtattttctcttcccacctgTCGTGAATTTTTTATACCCTCAAtgttccaattttgcccttgcagaaaacttcgattcgcagaaaccgaatttttactagtgcaaattcagagtaaatttcggtttttagaaaccgaaatttgttttcaaggaaaaaaaaactttggtttctacgaaccgaagttttttcaagagCAAAATTAGAAATTCAGATGGATAAAAGATTTACCGGGTGTGGAGAAAAAACATCTAGTTGTATTTCTTACTCTCCTGGGCCAGATATGTTGATTGCGTGATTTGATTAGGTGAGAGACCAATAAATGGAACGAAATATTGAAAATTGGTTTATACTGTTATTTTAAAAATCCAACGGAATTAGACAGTTCAATTAATTGAACCAATATTGTCTACGGTTTAATAACAATTTAAAACAGTTGAGCTATAATTTTAAGGTCTTGCGGTTCAATGTCATGTTCGTCTTCTTAACACATTGGCAAATTTTGATTGACCACGCGGCCATGTCATACCTCTAACTAAGAGGGACCCTTAAAGAATTCTATATATACTCCCCTTATCTTCTCTTCACTTCTCCCTCCTCTCATTTCTTCGGTCGTTTTCTTCTTTAGTTTTAGTGATATTAATTTTAGTTTAACTTTTGTCATTTCATGTATAAATGGTCGTATAGTCCGTCGTCGCCTACTCATACCATTTTTGCTGATGTTGTTTAATCATCATGGTTAAAAATAGTATGGTAATCGACGAATGACTTTTTGTGGTCAAAATTGAAAACCATTTGACTAGCTGAAACAAATGTCAATCAAATGAAACTTTACACCAAAAGAGACCCGCCCTGATTTCCTTTTATCCCAAAAAGAAGAGGTAGAGGTGGTTATGGAAGATTCATCTAAGTCAGATTTGCTATAGGGGGATTTATTGAATGCCCCCAAAAGTGGCAACAACCTGGCCTCCAACATCTTGATGAACTCCTAAAATGAGAAGTAGATGGCGGATTCGaaatttaagtttttgttttttgaagtaCTTTTTATGTCTAATGTTATTTGTTAGCTTGTTTTATGTTGTAGTAAACATTTTTGAATGCAAtgaaatcaataaaattatttatgttgaATATAATATTGCAATGTAATTCTGATTTTTAAGTCTATAAAAGAGTTGtctgctacttaaatagcagATGACTTGTTTAAAGTTTTCCTAGGGGGCATGGATTCTTAGACGGTTCTATTTTTTTCCCATCCTCTAATTAGGTAAAGAATTTTGTGCGCTAATTAACTAATGAATAggaatattttgataatttaacaGGGCGCgtgaaaaaattgaaagggTGCTAAAAGCAATTCCCTATATTAACATACGTAACGTGTATCCATCATAATGGGCTTTATTCATTCCCGTGAAGGATTGGGTTCAAATTCAGTCcaaattgagaatttttttttctaccactacatttatctttttactccaacatattttaaaatattctgaTTCTACTATTATGTTAaaagtgtgctggtatgttaaaagtgtgctaatatgttaattaaagtgtgctggtatgttaaaagtgtgctggtatgttaaaaCTACATAAAAAAtgtgctggtatgttaaaagtATCTTGGTTAAAATTACATtttgtggtaaaaaaaaaattgttaagtcAAAATTATATACGGGAGTTGGAAAAAGGTTTCCAGCATTAAAAATTCTAACACAGTCTTCAATTGTTCCGGTATACGTTTAGATCTAgattattttgtgtttttgacGAAAGGAAGAACACTTGAAATAAGAAACAAAAGGGTATAACTAAATCTGTCAAACACAACAAAAGCTGCAAGTGTTCGTGTCACCATCAATCTCAATATCAAAGAATCATTTTTCAAAATTGACAGTGTTCAACTAGTTTCCCAACATCTGCAAAGAATCTTGATGACTGATTTTTTAGTTTTCGGTTCTGAGCTTAAATAGTCAAAAACAACTTGATGTTCATATTTGGATGATTCAATCTGAAGTTCCTGTAACCTTTAAAGCAGTTGTAACTTCAAAAGACCCATAGATGGTGAGCCGTGGTTGGTGGAAGCACAAGATCTAACTCTTACAAAACAATAGTCaatatattttgacaaaataaaaaatagaaaaacatgaaaaatgtAAACCGGAACAGATTgcataacataaaaaatgtgAATCGGAACTCTTTTGTCAAGTACTGTATTCTGGTAGGCTAGTCTGATTAGATATATACAAAATGATTTTCGGAAAACTTACTATCAGTATGTTGTATGTACCGAAAAactttgataatttatttattaggaaaaaaaattacaataataaaaGGGTAAAATGGACAGTTCAATTAAAATGTAGGGGTGAGAGttaattgttggggtagagaaattttttttcccaaattgATCAGCAAGACAATTTGCCCATGTGACTTGGTGCacgatgttttctctctaggcctctcatgtattttttatacccttaaatattttaattttgcccttgttataaacttcggttcgcagaaaccgaagttttttctagttcaaattcagggaaAATTCGGTTAACGGAAcccgaattttttttcaaggcaaaaaaaaattggttcgcagcaaccgaagtttttattgaagggcaaaaaagtaaaatccagtTGGGAAAGAACCatggggggcctaaagagaaaacatcctgGTGCACAAGGTTGGACAAATAATTGagagttttttctttctttagacttaattgtattttttgtcCTCCTATTTTGGGcctatttgtttcaaatttttcaccaaaaaaatatatttttcccaaaacaaaatcgatttttttatcttacttttgtttgtttcagattttttcaaaaataattttagtaaaaaaatcatttttttcatcaaaatgagaatctattttcaatagcttttatcaaaatcttttttttatcattcatcatccCTCACCATCTATGTTGCATAGGTGCGGGTACCGGTACTGGTACCGGAACGTGgtacggcatttaaaaaaaattaaggtacgggtacactcatatagttatttttaatataattatatacttaaaataataaaattatattcttaaaaaaaataattaaacatagaAAATAGCAAACTTCAAAAGTAGTTATATTGTGGTTTACACGTTTAGGAAAATAGGAGTAGTAATAAGATTATGTGgctctacttttaaaaataaataaaaagggaagGAGACTGAATCGATTCTAATTTTTAACTAaagtgaatctttattaaaaaaaataaacaaataaaaaaagaatgggattggaaagtgttgcaaaaaaaaaataagaatattttttgatgaaatatgtAACACATGTGTACCCTGAGAGTACCACGCGCGTACCCTGAGCTAACTAGTGGTGGCGGATTGGCGGGAGTCCgtcaataaaaatttaaaaaataaatcgataAATTTGcaaaaatgtcataaaaatttgtaaataaaattaaaaatcatccaagaaaatcaaaatataataatcaacCAACAAGGTGAccgaaaaacaaaattatcaa
It contains:
- the LOC123907735 gene encoding uncharacterized protein LOC123907735, producing the protein MGDIVKQILTKPIQLADQVTKAADEASSFKQECNELKSKTEKLAGLLRQAARASSDLYERPTKRIIEETEQVLDKSLSLVLKCRANGIMKRVFTIIPAAAFRKTSSHLENSIGDVSWLLRVSAPADDRGGEYLGLPPIAANEPILCFIWEQIAILYTGSMEDRSDAAASLVSLARGSDRYGKLIIEEGGVGPLLKLIKEGKIDGQENAARAIGLLGRDAECVEHMIHVGVCSVFGKILKDGPMKVQGVVAWAVSELVANYPKCQDLFAQHNIIRLLVGHLAFETVEEHSKYAIVSMKPTSIHAVVMASNNSNSNSNLNPKKGNENEDGGVGVGAGAGGGNNKHGRVSHHPLGERPRNLHRVITSTMAIHAASKQSSEGNDLADSYTPPNSNGFGNGIGNGGGKHGNHSNHQRNYSHSGINMKGRESEDPETKASMKEMAARALWHLAKGNVPICRSITESRALLCFAVLLEKGPEAVQYNSAMALMEITAVAEKDAELRKSAFKPNSLACKAVVDQVLKIIEKADSDLLIPCVRVIGNLARTFKATETRMIGPLVKLLDEREAEVSREASIALKKFAGSENYLHVDHSKAIINAGGAKHLIQLVYFGEQMVQIPALVLLSYIALHVPDSEELALAEVLGVLEWASKQSFMQHDETLETLLQEAKSRLELYQSRGSRGFHHKLHQ